The following coding sequences are from one Epinephelus moara isolate mb chromosome 7, YSFRI_EMoa_1.0, whole genome shotgun sequence window:
- the xirp2b gene encoding xin actin-binding repeat-containing protein 2 isoform X2 has product MSNSEVTVSSSSSSRQVVPGSQQLNFNQETMVSYSGNNLASSFENHQNETEEEFPRYTTKELRDRFEKTIEEAAPQKPMKIGRDINRSKWSSNVTQNNTVTSEVYEASATEAAEDTSAEVMDYEDFPPPPAEDSDYLPPPPPDLLEMPSDNENIPMCHYSPEPPESANPSKYSLNKEAYFKQKGMSELKRLYRHIHPEVRKNIEKEYYTDYNETESNQVENQKYTYEDEAGSPDDINDEEYTEWEEILPGEVQAMRWMFENKPLDTIRDETPDEEDENNKITEQEIILGKDVRRTAWMFETKPMDELSSHNINSTDYKNKFNKFDKGDVRAAAWLFETQTMDSLNKMHKEEDLTKEVVFTEEDGNATIYMIDNRYMESLGHTETIDESHLLSLRSVLEEIQGEVKTVTSTFDTQFKCIIMGQSSQMLEIKSVRKIESELENSIASRWLFDTQPLDMTNREPTPLKLVCSLSMEDSNKGDWGRWLFEIKTLDSLDEWESSKMEKKEIIGADVRKHCLVFETQPMDSLKDDSNARPQSIEEIIGGNVRSARHFFESSPRAERKTGPEVGKLQKAAVNEEMKGDVRHQKWRFESQPLEQIREEKKEVTRTVNVEEDLTQEDGTSCRADVRRNCWVFETQPMDTLKDDSNSQPMTKEDIIAGNVRSARHYFETNPAEELKELAEVGKLKKTVALNEERGDVRHQKWRFESQPLEEIRQERKEVIRTIDLEEIDRVDVSNYKQMFESTDINCRDQSQKILIEGVTSGSVKSNKNLFESTPLYAMQDSSGHFHEVRTVRREEVVKGDVTTCKWMFETRPIDQFDESIDKYQIIKGISKQEIESGDVKTAKWLFETQPLDAIKYFSNIEDEEVVGTTSNVDVMKGDVKTCKWLFETKPMDVLYEKTELKGENESEEMQKGDVKTCTWLFETQALDTIHDETETILKTCTVNQEDIRGKDVRTACFLFETEKLENLTGEEAGSFKRVTEIDIASGDVSGMKYIFENQTNDIMTSTSEEVMQKLKRVQAEDIQKGNVVNCRWLFENQSIDTIHDSQEESTSSRTVNDVQGGDVDKGRFIFETYSLDEIQETDAELRRMQKIVRDEDEKGDVRNYTMMFENQPLYAIQDREGLYHEVTTVTSEEVTRGDVVGTRWKFETKPLDAIRDTDEVYIIKSVTQQDVQKGDVTSAKWKFETQPLDSIADENKVFMRTVDDIQGGNVRMNKDRFESDALSQESVRTVNVSEIQKGDVRTAKWRFETQSIDKIRSMSSENLIETVKKEEVSKGDVKHSVWLFEKNPLDHIKEVDEDEGKAITSQEEILKADVKTTTWLFETTPFDEFNETKMEKTEILGKSVKGTLEELYSQKMVKSQGILIEADEIGDVRMAKYQLMNKQAPEIQREDVIRGDLQTIMMNLLNRQERQERQIVIDSEEKGNITSTVHQLFNQERDSSVEKEEILRGDIQEAINSLFNESGSAKHGILIQEDEKGDVQMTLYSLLNKQEDVNVEKEDIVRGDIKSALQKLSSSDNTDQSVKIRVDETEKGNVNFYSTCIESGALDYLKQLHVEPDETLSDRAEKEMIVGGDIKGTKLILSRNQTQIERTVEDVLPGDVHNTVKVFMSQPTLSLEGVQKEEIVKGDLRAALSSLSESANQRVVVEKEEVVKGNIPKALRCLEKAQKRYKEVEKPDIIPGNIKGALRSLEKSSTSRVEAVMEDLVPGDVRATLKSLELAKQAVKEVEKEEIVRGDIRTAMQSLHDASSERRTAPQGVDVQGDVRGTIQLLMEPPPSPRMERSPSLERDVKGDVKMSIKSLYETQEQSQLEKEEVIKGDVKGTIKSLMETAQRQAPKVRLGSYRRVRVKQSPPVKNLKADPQRNIQKIKTANSVETSKENHSISNNTEIVRTESSSVVQSAQQSKTVVEHKTITQHHGIKTVKTEFRNLKSKGKGMIKLDKTKVKTDDYVLKQQEPELPLPPPPVADTDLPPPPPPPSVDSDIDHLPPPPPPLTSEQDFLPPPPSQQELESMPAPAIHPSPAKAKKMTVKKVKAPVLHPVPKLEPKVEFSKTQQVEVTSEKVVEIGHNQSQTTTHSSKMISYEIPPPPESPKPLKKVYISPVKFTPPPSPPPSIRGKMSKFNTPLIQAEGKFRKLREDNTPPTTPTPTFIHDSVTAALEMLSTSDTEQPNKNTSAITKESAEKMALSVHSDSSKQVSDSTPPFCHNKILTDSTVISAKQQVVSNETSKVVSIQKTSSVSAVKQQMHTQKTVSVSSKQSAQSVISDKVQTSITDVAKTENTKESKNQKTKAPNKSEDKNKDEMHPDEIHTEENVKSSKSQLEKIDKNVKESRSPQRDNKKKTDHSPTKSQDKVSDQQMQAEKTAANTNGKAGKVNQKVKKNNKQEKHVETRTTSESEKQSVAQEGFKVEVKEATEVKVISETKEVKTELKQGIKKVTSSPAAASAPAVTVSITDSQPETPAPAKKKKKSKKSKGGAQPGQGKEISTESKSDIVETKTAAPGKTNQTQETIAVSQIHKNIKEEQIQVNREVITTEGKDDQNSQQQKAVQKQAKGSQKKKGVTDIQQSAEELSEERRDVPITVTGESEQNERVKSTVGRTEESQRREVQVLISHITEIQGVSEKADSKSVKTLLNTVPDWLMSSERKSELEGSVVESDAQKSEEILSSVRKLAEAKLMHLEDNETLEKHESEPVSEKSASGGASPRISKISIGSAKVENQTKKKTSHERRKEEASQSKSVDLRAPSPLLKMRSPSPTFITIESTRRTDSPQRVTPSPTLLHRPPTPPTPPPRRCDTPTSRLTRITPSPTFDRAENLARLKDTTAKLSRGVTPPPLLPQQISERKSEIVESPLSFHRQIKIESQLVETSGTSAEKLKQSLSGEAQRAGVIPAHVEEDQANISEGLNVNEIQSKSDSHMPSCQNDPDLIDASDISERSSASVKEKREFFEEAQKAEINKTYVRKEPIAIPERLGPDMEECETENKNKEKEELPRADLCSLVNKFESPEENVYIRKELIPLTEWLNNEAESTDCDKKKADILEQEMPTFDIQAIKNVFELDEQSFSFREEKKDQEETVSSLSETTADTSKREGPQETKRGSRQSTPLPLQKNEVETVPAEPSGFSETKSITEHFSNVDEFGNKVTGTRTAVTEHSESSSIQRVPFSYADAVKRKTAAGKQTETYDDDAEKLLSNFHKTWTESESVFKSLGYTISEETTSQVMSHQTIVSTGSSSEVGALRSMSEESLSDGCSDSGQKKVP; this is encoded by the exons ATGTCCAACTCTGAGGTGACAGtgtcaagcagcagcagcagcaggcaggtcgTCCCAGGCAGTCAGCAGCTAAACTTCAACCAAGAAACAATG GTGTCATACAGCGGCAACAACTTGGCATCGTCTTTTGAAAACCATCAAAATGAAACAG AAGAGGAGTTTCCCAGGTACACAACAAAAGAGCTGAGGGATCGCTTTGAAAAAACAATAGAAGAGGCTGCTCCACAGAAACCAATGAAG ATTGGACGTGATATCAATCGATCTAAGTGGTCCTCAAacgtgacacaaaacaacaccgTGACTAGTGAGGTGTATGAAGCATCCGCCACTGAGGCAGCAGAAGACACATCGGCTGAAGTGATGGATTATGAGGACTTTCCGCCCCCACCAGCTGAGGATTCTGACTATCTTCCGCCCCCGCCTCCAGACTTACTAGAAATGCCATcagacaatgaaaatattccGATGTGCCATTACTCACCTGAGCCGCCAGAATCGGCAAACCCCTCCAAATACTCACTCAACAAAGAGGCTTACTTCAAGCAGAAGGGAATGTCTGAGCTGAAGCGTCTTTACAGGCACATTCATCCTGAAGTTCGTAAGAACATAGAGAAGGAATACTACACTGATTACAACGAAACTGAGAGCAACCAAGTAGAGAACCAAAAGTACACGTATGAGGATGAAGCTGGTAGTCCCGATGATATCAATGACGAAGAATACACAGAATGGGAAGAGATTCTCCCTGGGGAGGTGCAGGCAATGCGATGGATGTTTGAAAATAAGCCACTGGACACCATTAGAGACGAAACTCCAGATGAGGAGGacgaaaacaacaaaataactgaGCAGGAAATTATTCTTGGAAAAGATGTGAGACGCACAGCTTGGATGTTTGAGACCAAGCCGATGGATGAGCTGAGTTCACACAACATCAACTCCACtgattataaaaacaaatttaacaaaTTTGATAAAGGAGATGTCCGTGCTGCAGCGTGGTTGTTTGAAACCCAAACGATGGATAGTCTAAATAAAATGCACAAGGAGGAGGATTTGACTAAAGAGGTTGTGTTCACAGAGGAGGATGGAAATGCTACCATTTACATGATTGACAATAGGTACATGGAAAGCCTCGGCCACACCGAGACCATCGATGAGAGCCACCTGTTGAGTCTGAGGTCAGTGTTAGAGGAAATTCAGGGAGAAGTAAAAACTGTTACAAGCACTTTTGATACTCAGTTCAAATGCATCATAATGGGACAGTCAAGCCAAATGCTGGAGATTAAGTCTGTGCGTAAAATTGAAAGTGAACTAGAGAACTCCATTGCTTCACGTTGGCTTTTCGACACCCAACCCCTGGACATGACGAACAGAGAACCTACACCTTTGAAACTTGTGTGTAGTCTTTCCATGGAGGACAGCAATAAGGGAGACTGGGGCAGGTGGTTGTTTGAGATAAAGACATTAGATTCTCTCGATGAGTGGGAAAGCTCAAAAATGGAGAAGAAAGAGATTATTGGAGCTGATGTGCGCAAGCACTGCTTAGTGTTTGAAACCCAGCCAATGGATTCTCTGAAGGATGACTCCAATGCAAGACCCCAGTCTATTGAAGAAATTATCGGGGGCAATGTTAGATCTGCGAGGCACTTTTTTGAGAGCAGCCCTCGAGCAGAGAGGAAAACTGGCCCTGAGGTCGGAAAACTTCAAAAGGCTGCAGTAAATGAAGAAATGAAAGGGGATGTGAGGCACCAAAAGTGGCGCTTTGAGAGTCAACCTCTAGAGCAAataagagaggagaagaaagaggtTACTCGTACTGTGAATGTTGAGGAAGACCTCACACAGGAGGATGGCACAAGCTGCAGGGCAGATGTTCGCAGGAACTGCTGGGTATTTGAGACGCAGCCAATGGATACTTTAAAAGATGATTCAAATAGTCAGCCCATGACAAAAGAGGACATTATTGCAGGTAATGTGAGATCAGCCAGACATTATTTTGAAACCAATCCAGCTGAGGAGTTGAAAGAGCTTGCAGAGGTGGGCAAGCTGAAAAAAACAGTAGCACTTAATGAGGAGAGGGGTGATGTTAGACATCAGAAATGGCGATTTGAAAGCCAGCCCCTGGAGGAGATCAGACAGGAAAGGAAGGAAGTCATCCGAACTATCGACCTGGAAGAAATCGATAGAGTTGATGTCTCAAACTACAAGCAAATGTTTGAAAGCACAGATATAAACTGCAGGGATCAATCTCAAAAGATTCTCATAGAGGGAGTAACATCTGGGTCtgtgaaatcaaataaaaacctGTTTGAGTCTACTCCGCTGTATGCCATGCAAGACAGCTCGGGGCACTTCCACGAGGTGAGAACCGTGCGCCGTGAAGAGGTCGTGAAAGGTGATGTAACAACGTGCAAGTGGATGTTTGAAACGCGACCAATTGATCAGTTCGATGAAAGCATAGATAAATACCAAATTATCAAGGGCATATCTAAACAAGAAATAGAGTCTGGTGATGTGAAAACTGCAAAGTGGTTGTTTGAAACGCAGCCTCTTGATGCTATTAAGTACTTCAGCAATATTGAAGATGAAGAGGTTGTGGGGACAACTAGCAATGTTGACGTGATGAAGGGTGATGTGAAAACCTGCAAGTGGCTATTTGAGACAAAGCCAATGGACGTCCTCTATGAAAAAACTGAGCTGAAGGGTGAAAATGAATCTGAAGAAATGCAAAAGGGAGATGTCAAAACCTGCACATGGCTTTTTGAGACACAAGCACTGGACACTATCCACGATGAGACAGAGACCATTCTGAAAACATGCACTGTCAATCAAGAGGACATTAGAGGAAAGGATGTGAGAACGGCGTGTTTTCTCTTTGAGACAGAGAAACTGGAGAACCTCACTGGGGAGGAGGCGGGCTCCTTTAAACGGGTCACCGAGATAGACATTGCATCTGGAGACGTGTCGGGGATGAAGTACATTTTTGAGAACCAAACCAATGATATCATGACTTCAACATCTGAGGAAGTAATGCAAAAGCTGAAGAGAGTTCAGGCTGAGGACATACAAAAAGGAAACGTGGTGAACTGTAGGTGGCTCTTTGAAAACCAATCGATAGATACAATACACGATAGCCAAGAGGAATCTACGAGCAGCCGCACAGTGAATGATGTACAAGGAGGAGATGTAGATAAGGGCCGTTTCATTTTTGAGACCTACTCCTTAGATGAAATTCAGGAGACGGATGCAGAGCTGAGGAGGATGCAAAAAATTGTCCGTGATGAAGATGAGAAGGGCGATGTGAGAAATTACACCATGATGTTTGAAAATCAGCCCCTCTACGCCATTCAGGACAGAGAGGGCCTTTACCACGAGGTCACCACTGTCACAAGCGAAGAAGTAACGCGAGGAGATGTCGTTGGGACCCGGTGGAAGTTTGAAACCAAGCCCCTTGATGCAATCAGGGATACAGATGAGGTTTACATCATTAAATCTGTCACACAACAGGATGTGCAAAAAGGAGACGTCACCTCTGCTAAGTGGAAATTTGAGACGCAGCCTCTCGACAGTATTGCTGACGAAAATAAGGTTTTCATGAGAACTGTGGATGATATTCAGGGAGGCAATGTGAGGATGAACAAAGATCGCTTTGAGTCTGACGCCCTCTCGCAGGAATCTGTAAGAACGGTTAATGTGAGTGAAATACAAAAAGGCGACGTGAGGACTGCGAAATGGAGATTTGAAACCCAGTCCATTGACAAAATAAGAAGCATGAGCTCTGAAAATCTGATTGAAACAGTTAAAAAAGAGGAGGTGTCGAAGGGAGATGTTAAACATTCAGTCTGGCTCTTTGAGAAAAATCCTCTTGACCACATTAAAGAGGTAGATGAGGACGAAGGTAAAGCCATTACCTCACAGGAGGAGATACTGAAAGCGGATGTAAAGACAACAACGTGGCTCTTTGAAACAACACCATTTGACGAGTTTAATGAGACAAAAATGGAGAAGACTGAAATCCTTGGCAAGAGCGTCAAGGGAACTCTTGAGGAACTTTAcagtcagaaaatggtgaagtCTCAGGGAATACTCATTGAAGCTGATGAAATAGGCGACGTTAGGATGGCAAAATACCAGCTAATGAATAAGCAGGCTCCGGAAATTCAACGAGAGGATGTCATCAGGGGAGATCTGCAGACTATTATGATGAACCTCCTGAACAGACAGGAAAGACAGGAGAGACAGATAGTTATAGACTCAGAAGAGAAGGGTAATATCACTTCTACGGTGCATCAGCTATTCAACCAGGAGAGAGACAGCAGTGTTGAAAAGGAGGAAATATTACGAGGTGACATTCAGGAAGCTATAAACAGTCTTTTCAATGAGAGCGGCTCAGCAAAACATGGAATACTCATCCAGGAGGATGAGAAAGGAGACGTGCAGATGACATTATATTCCCTTCTCAATAAACAAGAGGATGTTAATGTTGAAAAAGAGGATATTGTAAGAGGGGATATAAAGAGTGCTCTTCAAAAACTGTCCAGCTCAGACAACACAGATCAGTCAGTGAAGATAAGGGTAGATGAGACCGAAAAAGGAAATGTCAACTTTTACTCCACATGTATCGAATCTGGGGCTCTCGACTATCTTAAACAGCTCCATGTAGAGCCTGATGAGACTCTGTCTGACAGAGCAGAAAAAGAGATGATCGTGGGAGGTGACATCAAGGGCACTAAGCTCATCCTCAGCCGTAATCAAACACAAATTGAGCGCACAGTGGAGGATGTTTTACCTGGTGATGTTCACAACACAGTAAAAGTGTTCATGTCACAGCCAACCCTCTCACTGGAAGGAGTCCAAAAGGAGGAGATAGTCAAAGGCGATTTAAGAGCTGCTTTGAGTTCATTGTCTGAATCAGCAAACCAGAGGGTTGTTGTAGAGAAAGAGGAAGTGGTGAAAGGCAACATACCAAAAGCCCTGCGGTGCCTGGAGAAGGCTCAAAAGCGGTACAAGGAGGTGGAGAAGCCAGATATCATACCGGGAAATATCAAAGGGGCTCTGAGGTCTCTTGAGAAATCATCGACATCTAGAGTTGAAGCAGTTATGGAGGATTTAGTTCCTGGAGATGTGAGGGCCACACTGAAATCTCTGGAGCTGGCAAAGCAAGCGGTGAAGGAAGttgaaaaagaagaaattgTGAGGGGCGATATTCGCACAGCGATGCAAAGCCTGCACGATGCCTCCAGCGAGAGGAGGACAGCTCCACAGGGAGTAGACGTTCAGGGAGACGTCAGAGGAACGATTCAGCTTTTAATGGAGCCTCCGCCCTCACCGAGGATGGAAAGGAGCCCAAGCCTGGAGCGTGACGTAAAGGGTGATGTGAAGATGTCAATTAAGTCATTATATGAGACGCAGGAGCAATCCCAGCtggagaaagaggaagtgataaaGGGCGATGTTAAAGGCACTATTAAATCACTGATGGAGACAGCACAGCGCCAAGCTCCCAAAGTCAGACTTGGATCATACAGGAGAGTTCGAGTCAAGCAGAGCCCTCCAGTTAAAAATCTAAAGGCTGATCCACAGAGGAACATACAAAAGATAAAAACTGCTAATTCAGTTGAAACATCCAAAGAAAATCACTCCATCTCTAATAATACTGAAATTGTTAGAACAGAGTCAAGTTCTGTGGTGCAGTCTGCTCAGCAATCAAAAACTGTGGTGGAGCATAAAACAATTACCCAACACCACGGCATCAAAACAGTCAAGACAGAGTTTCGTAATCTAAAGTCGAAGGGAAAGGGAATGATAAAACTAGATAAAACCAAAGTAAAGACTGATGATTACGTCCTAAAGCAGCAAGAACCTGAGCTGCCTCTCCCACCTCCACCAGTGGCAGACACtgaccttcctcctcctcctccacctccctctgtTGATTCTGACATTGATCACCTTCcgcctccaccaccaccactcacCAGTGAGCAGGACTTCCTCCCACCTCCTCCATCTCAACAAGAACTGGAGAGCATGCCAGCACCGGCAATTCATCCTTCACCAGCCAAAGCAAAAAAGATGACTGTCAAAAAAGTGAAAGCTCCCGTTTTACATCCCGTCCCGAAGCTGGAGCCTAAAGTGGAATTCAGTAAAACGCAACAGGTGGAGGTTACATCAGAGAAAGTGGTAGAAATTGGCCATAACCaatcacaaacaacaacacactcatCAAAAATGATTTCATATGAAATCCCTCCACCACCTGAGTCACCAAAACCACTGAAGAAGGTTTACATCTCTCCTGTGAAATtcacccctcctccctcccctccaccttccATTAGAGGAAAAATGAGTAAATTCAACACTCCATTAATACAAGCAGAAGGAAAGTTCCGGAAGCTGAGGGAGGACAACACCCCCCCAACTACTCCAACACCCACTTTCATACATGACTCAGTCACCGCTGCTCTTGAAATGCTTTCCACCAGCGATACTGAGCagccaaataaaaacacatcagcaatCACAAAGGAGAGCGCTGAAAAGATGGCATTGAGTGTTCATTCAGACTCATCTAAGCAAGTCTCAGATTCCACTCCACCATTTTGCCATAACAAAATCCTCACTGATTCAACAGTAATATCTGCCAAACAGCAAGTTGTCTCTAATGAGACTTCTAAAGTTGTCTCCATTCAAAAGACTTCATCTGTCTCAGCTGTTAAACAACAGATGCATACACAGAAAACTGTTTCTGTTTCCTCCAAGCAGTCTGCTCAGTCTGTCATCTCTGACAAAGTCCAGACGTCAATCACTGATGTCgcaaaaactgaaaacactaAAGAATCtaaaaatcagaaaacaaagGCTCCCAACAAGTCTGAggataaaaacaaagatgaaatGCACCCTGATGAAATCCACACAGAGGAGAATGTTAAATCAAGCAAATCACAGCTGGAGAAAATAGACAAAAACGTAAAAGAGTCCAGATCACCACAGCGTGATAACAAGAAGAAAACCGATCATTCTCCCACCAAGAGCCAAGACAAGGTTTCCGATCAGCAAATGCAAGCAGAAAAGACGGCTGCCAATACAAATGGAAAAGCTGGCAAAGTAAACCAAAAGGTGAAAAAGAACAACAAGCAAGAAAAGCATGTAGAGACGAGAACAACCAGTGAGAGTGAGAAACAGAGTGTTGCACAAGAAGGCTTTAAGGTGGAAGTGAAGGAAGCTACTGAGGTGAAAGTGATCAGTGAAACGAAAGAAGTAAAGACAGAGTTAAAGCAGGGGATTAAGAAAGTTActtcctctcctgctgctgcctccGCGCCTGCTGTTACTGTTAGCATAACTGACAGCCAACCAGAAACTCCAGCTCcagcaaagaagaaaaagaagtccAAAAAATCTAAAGGGGGTGCCCAACCAGGTCAAGGTAAAGAGATTTCCACAGAATCAAAGTCAGACATTGTCGAAACCAAAACAGCAGCTCCcggaaaaacaaaccaaactcaggAAACAATTGCAGTTTCCCAaattcataaaaatataaaagaagagCAGATTCAAGTCAACAGAGAAGTCATTACCACAGAAGGGAAAGACGATCAGAATTCCCAGCAACAAAAAGCAGTTCAAAAGCAAGCGAAGGGATCTCAAAAGAAGAAAGGAGTGACAGATATTCAGCAGAGCGCAGAGGAACTATCAGAAGAAAGAAGGGATGTCCCAATTACAGTGACAGGCGAGTCAGAACAAAATGAACGGGTAAAGTCCACAGTGGGGAGAACAGAGGAATCTCAGAGGCGAGAGGTCCAAGTGTTAATCTCTCACATCACAGAGATACAAGGAGTTTCAGAGAAGGCTGATTCTAAGTCTGTGAAGACTCTGCTCAATACAGTTCCAGATTGGCTCATGAGTTCGGAAAGAAAAAGTGAACTGGAGGGATCTGTGGTGGAAAGTGATGCTCAAAAAAGTGAAGAAATTCTTTCCTCTGTGAGGAAACTTGCAGAGGCAAAGCTAATGCATCTAGAGGATAACGAGACACTGGAGAAGCACGAGAGTGAGCCTGTTTCTGAGAAATCTGCTTCTGGTGGGGCATCACCAAGAATATCTAAGATCAGTATTGGTTCTGCTAAAGTTGAGaaccaaacaaagaaaaagacgtCACATGAAAGACGGAAAGAAGAAGCGAGTCAGAGCAAGTCTGTAGACCTTCGCGCTCCCTCACCATTACTGAAGATGCGTTCTCCCTCACCGACGTTTATCACCATCGAATCCACGCGAAGAACTGACTCACCCCAGAGAGTTACTCCATCGCCTACCCTTCTGCACAGGCCACCCACACCTCCTACACCACCGCCACGCAGGTGTGACACCCCAACATCACGTCTCACTAGAATCACACCCTCTCCGACTTTCGACAGAGCTGAAAATTTGGCTCGGCTCAAAGACACGACAGCCAAACTGTCACGTGGCGTCACCCCACCACCGCTACTCCCCCAACAAATCTCAGAGAGGAAATCAGAGATTGTGGAATCACCTCTGTCATTTCATCGGCAAATCAAAATCGAGTCCCAACTGGTGGAGACTTCAGGGACGTCAGCAGAAAAGCTCAAACAGAGTTTATCCGGGGAGGCTCAGCGGGCCGGTGTAATTCCTGCTCATGTAGAAGAAGATCAAGCTAATATTTCAGAGGGTTTGAATGTAAATGAAATACAAAGTAAATCTGACTCCCACATGCCATCGTGTCAAAATGACCCAGATCTTATTGATGCTTCGGATATTTCAGAGCGATCATCTGCATCTGTCAAGGAAAAGAGAGAGTTTTTCGAAGAGGCTCAAAAGGCTGAAATTAATAAGACCTATGTGCGAAAGGAGCCCATTGCTATCCCTGAGCGACTGGGCCCAGATATGGAGGAGTGtgagacagaaaataagaacaaagaaaaggaagagcTTCCCAGGGCAGACTTGTGTAGTCTTGTAAACAAATTTGAATCACCAGAAGAGAACGTATATATCAGAAAGGAGCTAATCCCACTCACAGAGTGGCTTAACAATGAAGCTGAAAGCACAGATTGTGAcaaaaagaaggcagacatcctGGAACAGGAAATGCCAACTTTTGACATCCAGgctattaaaaatgtttttgaactGGATGAGCAAAGTTTCTCattcagagaggagaaaaaggatCAGGAGGAGACTGTGTCAAGCCTGAGTGAAACAACAGCAGACACTTCAAAGCGGGAAGGTCCtcaagagacaaagagaggctCACGGCAGAgcacccccctccctctccagaAAAATGAGGTAGAAACTGTGCCAGCAGAACCATCAGGCTTCTCTGAAACCAAATCAATCACAGAACATTTCTCAAATGTTGACGAGTTTGGTAACAAGGTCACCGGAACAAGGACAGCTGTCACTGAGCACTCTGAGAGTTCGTCAATCCAACGGGTTCCTTTCTCCTACGCTGATGCAGTCAAAAGAAAAACTGCAGCAGGGAAGCAAACAGAAACCTACGATGACGATGCTGAGAAGTTGCTGAGTAATTTTCATAAAACATGGACAGAGAGTGAATCCGTTTTCAAAAGCCTGGGCTACACCATATCTGAGGAGACGACATCACAAGTCATGTCACATCAGACGATTGTCTCAACTG